A single region of the Raphanus sativus cultivar WK10039 chromosome 1, ASM80110v3, whole genome shotgun sequence genome encodes:
- the LOC108806475 gene encoding indole glucosinolate O-methyltransferase 4 has translation MGILIEETLSSNTKTQIVIDDDNELGLMAVRLANAAAFPMVLKAALELGVFDTLYANAACTDSFLSPSEIASRLPTTPRNPEAPALLDRMLRLLASYSMIKCGKVSSEKGERVYRAEPICRFFLKDNIQDIGSLASQVIVNFDSVFLNTWAQLKDVVLEGGDAFGRAHGGMKLFDYMGTDERFSKLFNQTGFTIAVVKKALEVYQGFKDVNVLVDVGGGVGNTLGVVTSKYPNIKGVNFDLTCALAQAPSYPGVEHVAGNMFVDVPKGDAMILKRILHDWTDEDCVKILKNCWKSLPENGKVVVIELVTPDDAENGDINANIAFDMDMLMFTQCSGGKERSRAEFEALAMQSGFTRCKFICQAYHCWIIEFCK, from the exons atgggaaTCCTTATTGAAGAAACCTTAAGCTCCAACACCAAAACCCAAATTGTtattgatgatgataatgagtTGGGCTTGATGGCTGTGAGACTAGCCAATGCCGCAGCCTTTCCGATGGTTCTCAAAGCTGCTCTCGAGCTCGGTGTCTTTGACACTCTTTACGCAAATGCCGCTTGCACCGACTCCTTCCTCTCACCATCTGAGATAGCGAGTAGGCTACCAACTACACCACGTAACCCTGAGGCCCCAGCTTTGTTGGATCGGATGCTTCGTCTACTCGCTAGCTACTCCATGATAAAATGCGGTAAGGTCTCATCCGAGAAGGGGGAGAGAGTCTATAGAGCCGAGCCAATTTGCAGATTTTTCTTGAAAGATAACATTCAAGATATTGGATCCCTTGCGTCTCAAGTCATTGTGAATTTCGACAGTGTCTTCCTCAATACCTG GGCACAACTAAAAGATGTGGTGCTAGAAGGAGGAGATGCATTTGGTCGTGCACATGGTGGCATGAAACTCTTCGACTATATGGGTACAGATGAAAGATTCAGTAAACTCTTTAACCAGACTGGATTCACCATCGCTGTCGTGAAGAAGGCTCTTGAAGTTTACCAAGGCTTCAAAGATGTGAATGTGTTAGTTGATGTTGGAGGTGGAGTTGGCAACACCCTCGGTGTTGTTACTTCAAAGTATCCCAATATTAAGGGTGTCAACTTTGATCTGACTTGTGCCTTGGCACAAGCACCTTCTTACCCTGGGGTGGAACATGTGGCCGGAAATATGTTCGTGGATGTTCCTAAAGGAGATGCCATGATCTTGAAA CGTATACTTCATGATTGGACCGACGAAGATTGCGtgaaaattcttaaaaactGCTGGAAATCACTTCCGGAGAATGGGAAAGTTGTTGTCATAGAACTCGTGACTCCTGATGACGCTGAGAATGGAGATATTAATGCGAACATTGCCTTTGATATGGATATGTTGATGTTCACTCAATGTTCCGGCGGAAAAGAGAGATCGCGAGCTGAGTTTGAAGCGTTAGCCATGCAGTCAGGCTTTACCCGTTGCAAGTTCATCTGTCAAGCTTACCATTGCTGGATTATTGAGTTttgcaaataa
- the LOC108806502 gene encoding uncharacterized protein LOC108806502 isoform X2 translates to MPVSFSHPQTFRSTPLQQCRPPSPPHPVLGRGNLYPCVCGIPLFSKVLVPISCYLIRTNSTRTSLTRSSLTNADVDGPLRDSEEIHCAALPLCMFVGPIFSGDLSSPLAEAHRPSQDCCVSIAAGVSISKVCILSFPSLNRSSFAGPKVITNWAWTAKFPYYDSPQTSYTKPRNTDFWWVHRGLKFADNGILSC, encoded by the exons ATGCCGGTCAGCTTCAGTCACCCCCAAACCTTTAGATCGACGCCTCTTCAACAGTGTCGTCCGCCATCTCCACCACATCCAGTGCTCGGTCGCGGTAATCTATACCCTTGTGTATGTGGGATTCCACTGTTTTCCAAGGTTTTAGTACCAATATCGTGCTACCTGATAAGGACGAACTCCACCCGGACCTCTCTCACCAGATCCAGCTTGACAAACGCAGATGTTGACGGTCCTCTCCGGGATTCCGAGGAGATCCACTGTGCCGCTCTTCCACTCTGTATGTTTGTAGGACCCATTTTCTCCGGTGATCTAAGCTCGCCTCTCGCTGAAGCGCATCGTCCCTCTCAAGACTGCTGCGTATCCATCGCCGCCGGAGTTTCCATCTCTAAGGTCTGTATCCTTTCCTTCCCGTCACTCAATCGATCGTCTTTTGCTGGGCCAAAGGTGATCACTAATTGGGCCTGGACTGCTAAGTTCCCTTATTATGATAGCCCACAAACCAGTTACACAAAACCAAGAAATACG GATTTCTGGTGGGTTCACCGGGGTCTTAAATTTGCGGATAATGGCATATTATCTTGTTGA
- the LOC108806502 gene encoding uncharacterized protein LOC108806502 isoform X1: MPVSFSHPQTFRSTPLQQCRPPSPPHPVLGRGNLYPCVCGIPLFSKVLVPISCYLIRTNSTRTSLTRSSLTNADVDGPLRDSEEIHCAALPLCMFVGPIFSGDLSSPLAEAHRPSQDCCVSIAAGVSISKVCILSFPSLNRSSFAGPKVITNWAWTAKFPYYDSPQTSYTKPRNTVLLLKDFWWVHRGLKFADNGILSC; the protein is encoded by the exons ATGCCGGTCAGCTTCAGTCACCCCCAAACCTTTAGATCGACGCCTCTTCAACAGTGTCGTCCGCCATCTCCACCACATCCAGTGCTCGGTCGCGGTAATCTATACCCTTGTGTATGTGGGATTCCACTGTTTTCCAAGGTTTTAGTACCAATATCGTGCTACCTGATAAGGACGAACTCCACCCGGACCTCTCTCACCAGATCCAGCTTGACAAACGCAGATGTTGACGGTCCTCTCCGGGATTCCGAGGAGATCCACTGTGCCGCTCTTCCACTCTGTATGTTTGTAGGACCCATTTTCTCCGGTGATCTAAGCTCGCCTCTCGCTGAAGCGCATCGTCCCTCTCAAGACTGCTGCGTATCCATCGCCGCCGGAGTTTCCATCTCTAAGGTCTGTATCCTTTCCTTCCCGTCACTCAATCGATCGTCTTTTGCTGGGCCAAAGGTGATCACTAATTGGGCCTGGACTGCTAAGTTCCCTTATTATGATAGCCCACAAACCAGTTACACAAAACCAAGAAATACGGTACTGCTTTTGAAG GATTTCTGGTGGGTTCACCGGGGTCTTAAATTTGCGGATAATGGCATATTATCTTGTTGA
- the LOC108806512 gene encoding indole glucosinolate O-methyltransferase 4: MGFPFEETLNSNSKTQTVIDDDNELGLMAVRIANAAAFPMVLKAALELGVFDTLYTASVFLSPSEISSRLPITPRNPGAPVLLDRMLRLLASYSMVQCGTVQTGKGERVYRAEPICRFFLKDNIQDMGSLASQVIVNFDSVFLNTWGQLKDVVLDGGDAFGRAHGGMKLFDYMGTDERFSKLFNQTGFTIAVVKKALEVYQGFKDVDVLVDVGGGVGNTLGVVTSKYPNIKGVNFDLTCALAQAPSYPGVEHVAGDMFVDVPNGDAMILKRILHDWIDEDCVKILKNCWKSLPENGKVVVIELVTPDEAENGDINANIAFDMDMLMFTQCSGGKERSRDEFEALAAASGFTHCKFVCQAYHCWIIEFCK, encoded by the exons ATGGGATTTCCTTTTGAAGAAaccttaaactcaaactctaaaacCCAAACTGTTATCGATGATGATAATGAATTGGGTTTGATGGCCGTGAGAATAGCCAATGCTGCCGCTTTTCCGATGGTTCTCAAAGCTGCCCTAGAGCTCGGTGTCTTTGACACTCTCTACACCGCCTCGGTGTTCCTCTCACCTTCTGAGATATCAAGTCGGCTACCAATCACACCTCGTAACCCAGGAGCACCGGTTTTGCTGGACCGGATGCTTCGTCTACTAGCTAGTTACTCCATGGTCCAGTGTGGTACGGTCCAAACCGGAAAGGGCGAGAGGGTCTACAGAGCCGAGCCAATTTGCAGGTTCTTCTTGAAAGATAACATTCAAGATATGGGATCCCTTGCTTCTCAAGTCATTGTCAATTTTGACAGTGTCTTCCTCAATACCTg GGGACAACTAAAAGATGTGGTGCTAGACGGAGGAGATGCATTTGGTCGTGCACATGGTGGCATGAAACTCTTTGACTATATGGGTACAGATGAGAGATTCAGCAAGCTCTTTAATCAGACGGGATTCACCATCGCGGTCGTGAAGAAGGCTCTTGAAGTTTACCAAGGCTTCAAAGATGTGGATGTGTTGGTTGATGTTGGAGGTGGAGTTGGCAACACCCTCGGTGTTGTTACTTCAAAGTATCCAAATATTAAGGGTGTCAACTTTGATCTGACTTGTGCCTTGGCACAAGCACCTTCTTACCCTGGAGTGGAACATGTCGCAGGAGATATGTTCGTAGATGTTCCAAATGGAGATGCCATGATCTTGAAG CGTATACTTCATGACTGGATCGATGAAGACTGcgtgaaaattctgaaaaattGTTGGAAGTCACTACCAGAGAACGGTAAAGTTGTTGTGATTGAACTAGTCACTCCTGATGAAGCGGAGAATGGGGACATTAATGCGAATATTGCTTTTGATATGGATATGCTGATGTTCACTCAATGTTCTGGTGGAAAAGAAAGATCACGAGACGAGTTTGAAGCTTTAGCTGCAGCTTCTGGTTTCACTCATTGCAAATTCGTTTGCCAGGCCTATCATTGCTGGATCATTgagttttgtaaataa